A region of Lycium barbarum isolate Lr01 chromosome 3, ASM1917538v2, whole genome shotgun sequence DNA encodes the following proteins:
- the LOC132630599 gene encoding serine/threonine-protein kinase BSK5-like produces MGARCSKFSFCWWHSHLKPSLLDSSDLENGGKNEKNAFPIFTEFSLDELKMATNGFSQENIVSEHGEKAPNVVYKGLLENGRWVAVKRFNRSAWPDSRQFLDEARAVGNLRSERLANLIGCCCEGEEKLLVAEFMPNETLAKHLFHWENQPMKWAMRLRVAFYLAQALDYCSSKGRALYHDLNAYRILFDQDGNPRLSCFGLMKNSRDGKSYSTNLAFTPPEYLKTGRVTAESVVYSFGTMLLDLLSGKHIPPSHALDLIRGKNFLMLMDSSMEGHFSNDDGTELVRLATRCLQYEARERPNAKSLVTSLMSLQKETEVPSHVLLGIPHGTATPPQPLLLTPTGEACLRKDLTALHEILEKTGYKDDEGIANELSFQMWTNQMQETLNSKKHGDAAFRAKDFMTAIDCYTQFIDGGTMVSPTVYARRCLCYLMSDMPQEALGDAMQAQVVFPEWPTAFYLQAAGLFILGIENDAQEALKEATKLEAKRSKN; encoded by the exons ATGGGTGCTCGTTGCTCAAAATTCTCTTTTTGCTGGTGGCATTCTCATCTCAAACCATCTCTTCTTGATTCTTCTGATCTAG AGAATGGAggcaaaaatgagaaaaatgcctTTCCAATTTTTACTGAATTCAGTCTTGATGAGCTGAAAATGGCTACTAATGGATTTTCTCAAGAAAACATTGTATCAGAACATGGAGAGAAAGCTCCAAATGTAGTTTATAAAGGGTTACTTGAAAATGGTCGTTGGGTTGCTGTTAAACGTTTTAATAGGTCTGCTTGGCCTGATTCTCGCCAATTCTTG GATGAGGCTAGAGCAGTGGGGAATCTGAGGAGCGAACGATTGGCAAATCTAATAGGATGCTGCTGTGAAGGAGAGGAGAAATTGCTGGTGGCTGAGTTCATGCCTAATGAGACCCTTGCAAAGCATTTGTTTCACT GGGAGAATCAACCTATGAAATGGGCGATGAGGTTGAGGGTCGCTTTTTACCTAGCACAAGCTTTGGATTACTGCAGTAGCAAAGGTCGGGCATTATATCACGATCTTAATGCTTACAGAATCTTATTTGATCAG GATGGTAATCCTAGACTTTCTTGCTTTGGCCTGATGAAGAACAGTAGAGATGGGAAGAGTTACAGTACAAACTTGGCTTTCACTCCCCCTGAGTACTTGAAAACAG GAAGAGTGACTGCTGAAAGTGTAGTTTACAGCTTTGGAACAATGTTGCTAGATCTTTTGAGTGGAAAGCATATTCCTCCAAGTCAT GCACTTGATCTAATTCGGGGGAAGAATTTTTTGATGCTTATGGATTCTTCTATGGAGGGTCATTTTTCTAATGATGATGGAACTGAGCTTGTTCGACTAGCCACACGCTGTTTACAGTATGAAGCACGTGAGAGGCCAAATGCAAAATCTCTTGTCACTTCTCTTATGTCTCTACAGAAAGAAACAGAG GTGCCATCACATGTTTTGCTGGGCATTCCACATGGAACTGCAACCCCACCTCAACCATTATTGTTGACGCCAACTGGTGAAGCATGTTTGAGAAAGGATCTTACTGCCCTTCATGAAATATTGGAAAAGACTGGGTACAAGGATGATGAAGGAATCGCCAATGAG CTTTCATTCCAAATGTGGACAAATCAGATGCAGGAAACCTTGAATTCTAAGAAGCACGGTGATGCTGCTTTCCGAGCCAAGGATTTCATGACTGCCATTGACTGCTATACACAG TTCATTGATGGAGGGACCATGGTATCACCAACCGTATATGCGAGGCGTTGCTTGTGTTATCTGATGAGCGACATGCCACAAGAGGCTCTTGGGGATGCAATGCAAGCTCAGGTGGTTTTCCCCGAATGGCCAACTGCTTTTTACCTCCAAGCTGCTGGCCTCTTTATCCTTGGGATTGAGAATGATGCTCAAGAAGCTCTTAAAGAAGCCACAAAGTTGGAAGCGAAAAGGAGCAAAAACTGA